One Cucumis sativus cultivar 9930 chromosome 1, Cucumber_9930_V3, whole genome shotgun sequence DNA segment encodes these proteins:
- the LOC101216587 gene encoding N-lysine methyltransferase SMYD2 isoform X2 — MDPENALCGKKKDAALELKRQGNQCFLNGDYTNALVYYSKALQVAPMNAVDMDKNLVATLYVNRASVLHKMDLQLECLRDCNRALQISSTYAKAWYRRGKANVSMDIFDDAIRDFKISKHVEVSFNGKKLIDDELKVVQHQHSRSNTANEHSKNKLDDFDDPIQVKLHVTTSIKGRGMVSPTEIPPSSLVHVEEPYAVVILKHCRETHCHYCLNELPVDKVPCPSCSIPLYCSQHCQIQAGGRMLQNVPDVQDIFKNLSDDLRKYVQEITLCSFSELRTEDVPEHKHECDGVHWPAILPSEIVLAGRIVAKFIAQRGVFTDASNIVDMLNLSHHFPEMHADSKLECIIYSIMLLSCLQQFFPSKIAINGNTTSQIAILISQIRTNSISIVRMKSFDAPGSPDKDESLSSVVPFTCNMEQVRVGQAIYTTGSLFNHSCKPNIHAYFNSRTLFIRATVFMAVGCPLELSYGPQVGQLDCKDRLQLLKDEYSFNCQCSGCSTVHISDLVINAFCCINPNCRGVVLDRSIFSCENTKTKDFLTVNDQMILEPFMQTDSFLHAGPSHCLKCGSYCDIKSSRLTVDKAGIHFTRLQQEINLNRVSETTVSDALGALISLKSTLHEYNRRIAEAEDNLSQAFSLLGKLELAAEHCKASIRILEKLYGENHIAIGNELSKLSSILISVGDHNAVDCIKRLSKIFRCYYGSNVNTMFPFLNILEEETHKFVSTHL; from the exons AAAATGGATCTGCAGCTGGAGTGTTTACGAGATTGCAATAGAGCACTTCAAATTTCATCAACCTATGCAAAG GCATGGTACAGAAGAGGTAAAGCAAATGTTAGTATGGACATTTTTGATGATGCTATCCGTgacttcaaaatttctaagCATGTGGAGGTATCATTCAATGGAAAAAAGCTGATAGACGATGAGCTGAAGGTTGTCCAACATCAGCATAGTAGGTCAAATACAGCAAATGAACATAGCAAAAACAAATTGGATGATTTTG ATGATCCAATCCAAGTAAAATTACATGTCACCACATCGATTAAAGGAAGAGGAATGGTTTCACCCACTGAGATACCTCCATCATCCTTGGTTCATGTTGAAGAACCTTATGCCGTG GTAATATTGAAGCATTGTAGAGAGACTCATTGCCATTACTGCTTGAATGAACTACCAGTGGATAAAGTACCTTGTCCATCATGCTCAATTCCTCTGTACTGCTCACAACATTGCCAGATACAAGCTGGGGGGCGTATGTTACAAAATGTTCCAGATGttcaagatatttttaaaaatctatctGATGACCTCAGAAAGTATGTTCAAGAAATAACTCTGTGCAGTTTTTCGGAGTTAAGGACTGAAGATGTTCCTGAACATAAACATGAATGTGATGGTGTGCATTGGCCTGCAATATTGCCATCTGAAATAGTTTTGGCTGGGCGAATAGTGGCAAAATTTATAGCGCAGAGAGGTGTCTTTACAGATGCTTCTAACATTGTGGATATGTTG AACCTTTCACACCACTTTCCGGAAATGCACGCTGACAGCAAGCTGGAGTGTATAATCTATTCCATTATGTTATTAAGTTGTCTTCAGCAATTCTTCCCTTCTAAAATTGCAATAAATGGGAACACCACCTCGCAG ATTGCCATACTTATATCCCAAATTAGGACAAACTCTATATCTATTGTTCGTATGAAATCCTTTGATGCACCAGGGTCACCAGATAAGGATGAAAGTTTATCTAGTGTGGTTCCTTTTACTTGTAATATGGAACAA GTCAGGGTAGGTCAAGCTATTTATACAACTGGAAGCTTGTTTAACCATTCGTGCAAACCAAACATCCATGCATATTTTAATTCACGCACCCTCTTTATCCGGGCAACTGTGTTTATGGCAGTGGGGTGCCCCCTAGAGTTGTCCTATGGTCCACAG GTTGGTCAGTTGGACTGTAAAGACCGTCTTCAGTTGCTAAAGGATGAGTACTCTTTTAATTGTCAGTGTAGTGGTTGCTCAACTGTGCATATATCCGACCTTGTGATCAACGCATTTTGTTGCATTAATCCAAATTGTCGTGGTGTGGTCTTGGATAGATCCATCTTCAGCTGTGAAAACACGAAAACCAAGGACTTTCTTACGGTCAATGACCAAATGATTCTGGAGCCTTTCATGCAG ACTGACAGCTTCCTTCATGCTGGTCCTAGCCATTGCTTGAAATGTGGATCTTATTGTGATATAAAATCATCTCGTTTGACTGTGGATAAGGCTGGGATTCACTTTACAAG GTTGCAGCAGgagataaatttaaatagGGTGTCAGAGACTACAGTCTCGGATGCTTTGGGAGCTCTAATCTCACTGAAGTCGACATTGCATGAATATAATAGGCGTATAGCAGAA GCTGAAGACAATCTGTCGCAGGCCTTCTCTTTGCTTGGAAAACTAGAGCTTGCAGCAGAACATTGTAAAGCATCAATTCGG ATTCTTGAGAAGTTGTATGGCGAAAATCATATAGCCATTGGCAATGAACTCTCAAAGCTTTCTTCCATTCTGATATCTGTGGGTGACCACAATGCTGTGGACTGCATTAAGCGATTGAGTAAAATTTTCAGGTGTTATTATGGATCAAATGTCAACACAATGTTTCCGTTTTTGAACATCTTGGAGGAAGAAACTCACAAATTCGTCAGCACACATCTTTAA